A genomic segment from Bacillus cereus G9842 encodes:
- the acoA gene encoding acetoin:2,6-dichlorophenolindophenol oxidoreductase subunit alpha, translated as MLKTTESKGNEITKEQARWMYKKMLEIRKFEDKVHELFAQGVLPGFVHLYAGEEAVAVGVCAHLTDSDSITSTHRGHGHCIAKGCDLNGMMAELFGKATGLCKGKGGSMHIADLDKGMLGANGIVGGGFPLACGSALTAKYKGTKDVSVCFFGDGANNEGTFHEGVNLAAIWKLPVIFIAENNGYGEATTFEYASSCDSIANRAKAYNIPGVQVDGKDLLAVYKAAAEAVERARNGDGPTIIECMTYRNYGHFEGEAQTYKTTEEKEEHLNEKDAIVNFRKHLIHEGLLTESELVDMEKAVDDAVQRSIEFSENSPYPDDEELLKDVYVSYK; from the coding sequence ATGTTAAAAACAACTGAAAGTAAAGGGAATGAAATTACGAAAGAACAAGCTCGTTGGATGTATAAAAAAATGTTAGAGATTCGTAAATTTGAAGATAAGGTGCATGAATTGTTCGCGCAAGGCGTTTTGCCAGGTTTCGTTCATTTATACGCAGGTGAAGAAGCGGTAGCAGTTGGTGTATGTGCCCACTTAACGGATAGTGACAGTATTACAAGTACACATAGAGGTCATGGACATTGTATCGCAAAAGGTTGTGATTTAAATGGTATGATGGCTGAGCTTTTCGGGAAAGCGACAGGGTTATGTAAAGGCAAAGGTGGTTCCATGCATATTGCCGATTTAGATAAAGGAATGCTTGGTGCAAATGGCATTGTAGGTGGCGGTTTCCCACTTGCTTGCGGTTCAGCATTAACAGCTAAATATAAAGGAACAAAGGATGTAAGTGTTTGCTTCTTCGGTGACGGAGCAAATAATGAAGGGACATTTCATGAAGGGGTTAATTTAGCAGCGATTTGGAAGTTACCGGTTATTTTTATCGCAGAAAATAATGGTTATGGTGAAGCAACTACATTTGAATATGCTTCAAGTTGTGATTCTATTGCCAATCGTGCAAAAGCTTATAATATTCCAGGTGTTCAAGTAGATGGAAAAGATCTTCTCGCTGTATATAAAGCTGCTGCAGAAGCAGTGGAACGTGCGCGTAATGGTGATGGTCCAACAATTATTGAATGTATGACATATCGTAATTATGGTCATTTCGAAGGTGAAGCGCAAACATATAAAACAACAGAAGAAAAAGAAGAACATTTAAATGAAAAAGATGCAATTGTGAATTTCCGTAAGCATTTAATTCATGAAGGTTTATTAACAGAATCTGAACTTGTTGATATGGAAAAAGCAGTAGATGATGCAGTACAAAGATCCATTGAATTTAGTGAAAATAGTCCATACCCAGACGATGAAGAATTATTAAAAGATGTATACGTTTCTTACAAATAA
- a CDS encoding oxidoreductase, protein MNKKIAIITGASSGFGLLTTLELAKKDYLVIATMRNLEKQVNLLSQVTQLNLQHNIKVQQLDVTDQNSIHNFQLFLKEIQKVDLLVNNAGYANGGFVEEIPVEEYRKQFETNLFGAISITQLVLPYMREQKSGKIINISSISGQVGFPGLSPYVSSKYALEGWSESLRLELKPFGIDVALIEPGSYNTNIWEVGKQLAENQSDTTSPYKEYMDKIQKHINSGSDTFGHPIEVANKIVEIAESKRTNLRYPIGKGVKFMIFAKKILPWRLWEHLVLRSFKKM, encoded by the coding sequence ATGAATAAAAAAATCGCAATAATTACAGGAGCCTCAAGTGGATTTGGACTATTAACTACACTCGAACTCGCAAAAAAAGATTATTTAGTTATCGCTACAATGCGAAACCTTGAAAAACAAGTGAACTTACTATCTCAAGTTACTCAACTTAACTTACAGCACAATATAAAAGTTCAACAATTAGATGTAACCGATCAAAATTCTATACATAACTTCCAATTATTTTTAAAAGAAATACAAAAAGTAGACCTTCTTGTTAATAATGCAGGATATGCAAATGGCGGCTTTGTAGAAGAAATTCCAGTAGAGGAATACCGTAAACAATTTGAAACGAACCTATTTGGAGCTATATCAATTACCCAGCTTGTTTTACCATATATGAGAGAACAAAAAAGCGGAAAAATCATTAATATAAGCAGCATTAGCGGCCAAGTTGGATTTCCTGGTTTATCTCCTTATGTATCTTCAAAATATGCATTAGAAGGCTGGAGTGAATCGCTTCGCTTAGAATTAAAACCTTTCGGAATAGACGTCGCTTTAATTGAACCTGGTTCTTACAACACAAATATATGGGAGGTTGGTAAACAACTAGCTGAAAACCAATCTGATACAACATCTCCTTACAAAGAATATATGGATAAAATACAAAAACATATTAATAGCGGTAGTGATACATTTGGTCATCCGATAGAGGTTGCTAATAAAATTGTAGAAATTGCTGAATCTAAGCGTACAAATTTACGATATCCAATCGGTAAAGGTGTGAAATTTATGATCTTCGCGAAGAAAATTCTTCCTTGGAGATTGTGGGAACACCTTGTTTTGAGAAGCTTTAAGAAGATGTAA
- a CDS encoding DinB family protein, translating to MVHVKDVLADQLLANANDPSWYMPFSDAVKDLSEREACWKPNEESNSIAEIVQHLLYWNSTWQTRYKESNVNAVPAIGDNNKSFMLSDNQTFDELREKLLEKLLQWQNLINEEKVESDVVGFPVSAKWWEVLANVTTHNAYHIGQIIYIRKLQQSFENE from the coding sequence ATGGTCCATGTGAAAGATGTATTAGCAGATCAGCTATTAGCGAATGCAAATGATCCTAGTTGGTATATGCCATTTTCCGATGCAGTTAAGGATTTATCTGAGAGGGAAGCTTGCTGGAAACCGAATGAAGAGAGTAATAGTATAGCTGAAATCGTACAACATTTACTGTATTGGAACTCTACGTGGCAAACTAGGTATAAAGAATCAAATGTGAATGCAGTACCCGCTATAGGAGATAATAACAAAAGTTTTATGCTTTCAGATAATCAAACTTTCGATGAATTACGGGAAAAACTACTAGAAAAACTGTTACAATGGCAAAATCTCATTAATGAAGAAAAGGTTGAAAGTGATGTAGTGGGATTTCCTGTTTCTGCAAAGTGGTGGGAAGTGTTAGCGAATGTAACAACTCATAATGCATATCATATTGGGCAAATTATTTACATCCGAAAATTACAGCAGAGCTTTGAGAATGAATAA
- a CDS encoding NUDIX domain-containing protein, with product MIRPHLRAEVMIVNDEHSKVLVQCDENESFYRFPGGSIEFGETSKEAIIRELIEEYDLKVHVQELAIVNEHIFEWDNEKGHHCTLIYWGTVEKIITNEIRHKEHEDIILIWKSLEELQEKPTYPEGIISYLEGDNRNIVQFISSN from the coding sequence ATGATAAGACCACATTTACGGGCTGAAGTAATGATTGTAAACGACGAACATTCAAAAGTACTAGTACAATGTGATGAAAACGAATCATTTTATCGTTTTCCAGGTGGCTCTATTGAATTTGGTGAAACGTCAAAAGAAGCAATAATTCGAGAGTTAATAGAAGAATACGATTTGAAAGTTCATGTTCAAGAGTTAGCAATTGTAAATGAACACATTTTTGAGTGGGACAACGAAAAAGGTCATCATTGTACATTGATATATTGGGGGACTGTTGAAAAAATCATTACAAATGAAATAAGGCATAAAGAGCATGAGGATATTATATTAATTTGGAAAAGTCTAGAGGAATTACAGGAGAAGCCGACATATCCTGAAGGAATCATAAGTTATTTAGAAGGGGATAACCGTAATATAGTCCAATTTATTTCAAGTAATTAA
- the acoB gene encoding acetoin:2,6-dichlorophenolindophenol oxidoreductase subunit beta, protein MTRTVSMSTAINEAMKISMRRDENVILIGEDVAGGAQVDHLQDDEAWGGVLGVTKGLVQEFGRNRILDTPISEAGYMGAAMAAAATGLRPIAELMFNDFIGSCLDQVLNQGAKFRYMFGGKAKVPVTVRTMHGAGFSAAAQHSQSLYALFTSIPGIKVVVPSTPYDAKGLLLAAIEDDDPVIFFEDKTLYNMKGEVPEGYYTIPLGKADIKREGSDLTIVAIGKQVHTALAAAKQLSKKGLEVEVIDPRSLSPLDEDTILSSVEKTNRLIVIDEANPRCSIATDIAAIVADKGFDLLDAPIKRITAPHTPVPFSPPLEKLYLPTPEKVIETVSEMIGDQSLLHV, encoded by the coding sequence ATGACTAGAACAGTAAGTATGTCAACTGCAATTAATGAAGCGATGAAAATCTCAATGCGTCGTGATGAAAATGTAATTTTAATAGGTGAAGACGTTGCAGGCGGTGCACAAGTTGATCACCTGCAAGATGATGAAGCTTGGGGTGGTGTTCTTGGTGTTACGAAAGGACTTGTACAAGAGTTTGGTCGAAATCGTATATTGGATACACCAATTTCTGAAGCGGGTTATATGGGAGCTGCGATGGCAGCTGCTGCAACTGGGTTACGTCCGATAGCTGAGTTAATGTTTAATGATTTCATCGGCAGTTGTCTTGATCAAGTATTAAACCAAGGTGCAAAATTCCGCTATATGTTCGGTGGTAAAGCGAAAGTACCCGTTACAGTACGTACGATGCATGGTGCTGGTTTTAGCGCAGCAGCTCAGCATTCGCAAAGTTTATACGCATTATTTACAAGCATTCCAGGTATTAAAGTTGTCGTTCCTTCCACTCCATATGACGCAAAAGGCTTATTATTAGCGGCAATTGAAGATGATGACCCAGTAATCTTCTTTGAAGATAAAACACTTTACAATATGAAAGGTGAAGTGCCAGAAGGATACTATACAATTCCATTAGGAAAAGCAGATATTAAACGGGAAGGTTCTGATTTAACAATTGTCGCAATCGGAAAGCAAGTTCATACAGCGCTTGCAGCTGCAAAGCAATTATCGAAAAAGGGGCTTGAAGTAGAAGTAATTGATCCACGATCTTTATCACCGCTTGATGAAGATACTATTTTATCATCTGTTGAAAAAACAAATCGTCTTATCGTCATTGACGAAGCGAATCCTAGATGTAGTATTGCAACAGATATTGCGGCAATTGTGGCGGATAAAGGTTTTGATTTGTTAGATGCACCTATTAAACGAATTACAGCACCACATACACCTGTTCCATTCTCACCGCCACTTGAAAAGTTGTATTTGCCAACGCCAGAAAAAGTAATTGAAACTGTATCAGAAATGATCGGAGACCAATCTTTATTACATGTGTAA
- a CDS encoding dihydrolipoamide acetyltransferase family protein, which produces MAVEVVMPKLGMAMKEGIITSWNIKAGDNVAKGELIASINSEKIETEIEAPADGTVLDIAVSEDEGVPPGTVICYIGKPNEKVEMKESTPVIEEKTSNIEAQHVQHPEPYVKEVAKQRIKISPVAKKIAKSENLDIKALVGTGPGGRITKADVLKALEVRGNVPEISEREESNAVPVTGMRKAIANRMHASLQNSAQLTLTMKVDVTDLVALHKEIAEVVQKRYDNKLTITDFVSRAVVLALGEHKEMNSAYIDDAIHQFEHVHLGMAVALEKGLVVSAIRFANNLSLVELSKEIKNVAQKARAGSLSSDDMHGTTFTISNLGSFGIEYFTPVLNTPETGILGVGAIEHVPVYKGEKLRKGSMLPLSLTFDHRVLDGAPAAAFLRTIKHYLEEPITILL; this is translated from the coding sequence ATGGCTGTAGAAGTTGTAATGCCGAAGTTAGGTATGGCGATGAAAGAAGGTATTATTACGAGCTGGAATATTAAAGCAGGCGATAATGTAGCAAAAGGAGAACTGATCGCTAGTATTAACTCAGAAAAAATTGAAACGGAAATTGAAGCACCCGCTGATGGTACGGTACTTGATATAGCTGTAAGTGAAGATGAAGGAGTGCCGCCTGGTACTGTAATTTGCTACATCGGTAAACCGAATGAAAAAGTAGAGATGAAGGAAAGTACACCTGTTATAGAAGAAAAAACATCTAATATAGAAGCGCAACATGTACAACATCCAGAACCTTATGTGAAAGAAGTGGCGAAGCAACGAATCAAAATTTCACCTGTAGCGAAGAAAATTGCAAAGTCTGAAAATCTGGATATCAAGGCATTAGTTGGCACAGGTCCTGGCGGAAGGATTACAAAGGCAGATGTATTAAAAGCACTTGAGGTAAGAGGAAACGTTCCGGAAATATCTGAACGAGAAGAAAGTAACGCGGTTCCTGTTACTGGTATGCGTAAAGCAATCGCAAATCGTATGCACGCAAGCTTACAAAATAGCGCACAATTAACGTTAACGATGAAAGTAGATGTAACAGATTTAGTTGCTTTACATAAAGAAATAGCAGAAGTTGTACAAAAAAGATATGATAACAAACTAACCATTACGGATTTCGTCTCTCGTGCTGTTGTATTAGCGCTTGGGGAGCATAAAGAAATGAACAGCGCTTATATAGATGATGCAATTCATCAATTTGAACATGTTCATTTAGGCATGGCAGTCGCATTAGAAAAAGGGTTAGTCGTTTCGGCTATTCGCTTTGCAAATAATTTATCTTTAGTAGAGTTGTCTAAAGAGATTAAGAATGTGGCACAAAAGGCACGAGCAGGTAGCTTAAGTAGTGATGATATGCACGGAACGACATTTACAATTAGTAATTTAGGTAGCTTTGGTATTGAATATTTTACGCCGGTATTAAATACACCTGAAACTGGTATTTTAGGTGTAGGTGCAATTGAACATGTTCCTGTATATAAAGGGGAAAAACTAAGAAAAGGAAGTATGTTACCTTTAAGTTTAACATTCGATCATCGTGTATTAGACGGTGCACCAGCAGCTGCATTTTTACGCACAATTAAACATTATTTAGAAGAACCTATAACAATTCTTTTATAA
- a CDS encoding GrpB family protein, which translates to MLGLPYGKVFLVPWTEEWEIEFMKEKQIIEEQIGEHILAIHHIGSTSIPYLSAKPIIDIAIELKDNAVGIQCIAKLELLNYKYRKDVLPERYYFNKGEPRTHQIHMYEQGNKYLIEQLQFRDYLIDNKTSRIQYEQLKIQLSQANPTDKHKYAEDKTNFITFILAKIND; encoded by the coding sequence ATGTTAGGTTTACCGTATGGGAAAGTGTTTTTAGTGCCGTGGACTGAAGAATGGGAAATTGAGTTTATGAAAGAGAAACAAATCATTGAGGAACAAATTGGCGAACATATTTTAGCGATACACCATATTGGTAGTACTTCTATTCCATATTTAAGTGCAAAGCCAATTATTGATATAGCAATAGAACTAAAAGATAATGCAGTTGGCATACAATGTATCGCAAAGTTGGAACTACTAAATTATAAATACAGAAAAGATGTATTGCCTGAAAGATACTATTTTAATAAAGGAGAGCCACGAACTCATCAAATTCATATGTATGAACAAGGAAATAAATATTTAATAGAACAATTACAATTTCGAGATTACTTAATAGACAATAAAACATCTCGTATACAGTATGAACAATTAAAAATTCAACTTTCACAAGCTAATCCTACTGATAAACATAAGTATGCGGAGGACAAAACAAATTTCATTACATTCATACTAGCTAAAATAAATGATTGA
- a CDS encoding ABC transporter permease — MNNIPRIPLGEWVDSFVASLYEHLEGIFRGFSYIIGGFVDLLTNFLTIIPAILMIIILCFLIWYTTRKVSLIIFTLIGLLFILNINYWAQTMQTLALVLTSVIISIIVGIPIGILASQNERFSKFLKPTLDFMQTMPAFVYLIPAITFFGVGVVPGIIASVIFAMPPTIRFTDLGIRQVPEDLIEAANAFGSTASQKLFKVQLPLATGTIMAGVNQSIMLSLSMVVTASLVGAPGLGVDVYRSVTQVNIGMGFEAGLAIVVIAIILDRITQGFHTKRK; from the coding sequence ATGAATAATATACCACGTATTCCTTTAGGAGAATGGGTCGACTCATTTGTTGCAAGTTTATATGAGCACCTTGAAGGCATATTCCGAGGTTTCTCTTATATTATCGGCGGATTCGTTGATTTACTCACTAATTTTTTAACAATAATACCGGCCATATTGATGATTATTATCCTTTGTTTCCTCATTTGGTACACAACGAGAAAAGTATCATTAATTATTTTTACACTAATCGGCTTATTGTTTATTTTAAATATTAACTACTGGGCACAAACGATGCAAACATTAGCACTCGTACTTACGTCTGTTATTATTTCAATTATTGTCGGAATTCCAATTGGAATATTAGCATCTCAAAATGAACGTTTTTCAAAATTTTTAAAACCAACATTAGATTTTATGCAAACAATGCCGGCATTCGTATACCTCATTCCAGCGATTACATTTTTCGGAGTTGGTGTAGTACCTGGAATTATTGCATCGGTAATCTTTGCAATGCCACCTACAATTCGTTTTACTGACTTAGGAATTAGACAAGTTCCAGAAGATTTAATTGAAGCAGCGAATGCATTTGGATCCACAGCATCACAAAAACTATTTAAAGTACAATTACCACTTGCAACCGGAACGATTATGGCTGGTGTGAACCAAAGCATTATGCTTTCGTTATCAATGGTTGTAACAGCGTCACTTGTAGGAGCTCCTGGGCTTGGAGTTGATGTATATCGCTCGGTAACACAAGTTAATATCGGAATGGGATTTGAAGCTGGATTAGCTATCGTAGTAATCGCAATTATATTAGACCGAATTACACAAGGGTTCCATACGAAAAGAAAATAA
- a CDS encoding DUF4181 domain-containing protein, with product MKLIVLLLWIIILIFLEKIVRKKLNIPRQTGWNSKYVSQSHKWGQWIIIISYVVLMMIGSIWNPIYMTYIPIFFFMTLYIFQGYMQWKYDSKAKEYIISFGIVPLLIITGIILNVFYNTYW from the coding sequence TTGAAACTAATTGTCTTATTGTTATGGATTATAATTTTAATTTTTTTAGAAAAAATCGTGAGGAAGAAGTTAAATATACCGAGACAAACAGGATGGAATAGTAAATATGTCAGTCAATCACATAAATGGGGACAATGGATCATCATTATTTCTTATGTAGTACTTATGATGATAGGTTCAATTTGGAATCCAATATACATGACTTATATACCAATTTTCTTTTTTATGACGTTGTACATTTTTCAAGGATATATGCAGTGGAAATATGATAGTAAAGCAAAAGAATATATTATTTCGTTTGGAATTGTTCCGTTATTAATAATTACAGGTATTATTTTGAATGTATTCTATAATACGTATTGGTGA
- a CDS encoding quaternary amine ABC transporter ATP-binding protein, which yields MDNTKVRVENVTKVFGKHPQRALSLLKEGKSKSEILKETGMNVGVKKATFEVYSGEIFVIMGLSGSGKSTLVRMLNQLIKPTAGHIYIDGEDIATMGKEELRRVRRTKMSMVFQKFALFPHRTVIQNVAYGLEIQGVSVEEREKKALESLQLVGLDHHKDNYPSQLSGGMQQRVGIARALTNNPDVLLMDESFSALDPLIRKEMQDELLELQDKMEKTIIFITHDLDEALRIGDRIALMKDGEIVQIGTPEEIMMSPANEFVEKFVADVNLGKVITAESILKRPETLLIDRGPRVALQIMRNAGVSTVYVVNKKYEFLGILTADDASKAVQKQWPIADLLLNDIPHVYLDTLLEETYAKMAEMKYPLPVIDEKKRLRGIIKRESVIQALAGNIEEEVKDDE from the coding sequence ATGGATAATACAAAGGTGCGTGTTGAAAACGTAACAAAAGTATTCGGGAAACATCCGCAAAGAGCCCTTTCTTTATTAAAAGAGGGGAAAAGCAAATCGGAAATTTTAAAAGAGACAGGAATGAACGTTGGTGTAAAAAAAGCAACGTTTGAGGTATACTCTGGAGAAATTTTCGTTATTATGGGTTTGTCTGGTAGCGGGAAATCTACGCTAGTTCGTATGTTAAATCAATTGATTAAACCAACTGCAGGTCATATATACATAGATGGTGAAGACATCGCAACGATGGGAAAAGAAGAGTTACGGAGAGTAAGAAGAACGAAAATGAGTATGGTATTTCAGAAGTTCGCTCTATTTCCGCATCGTACGGTTATACAAAATGTTGCATATGGTTTAGAAATACAAGGGGTTTCGGTAGAAGAGCGAGAGAAAAAAGCGTTAGAATCGCTACAGTTAGTAGGACTCGATCATCATAAAGATAATTATCCAAGTCAACTTAGTGGTGGTATGCAGCAGCGCGTTGGAATCGCAAGAGCACTAACGAATAATCCAGATGTATTACTAATGGACGAGTCATTCAGTGCATTAGATCCACTTATTCGAAAAGAAATGCAAGATGAATTGTTAGAGTTACAAGATAAAATGGAAAAAACGATTATATTTATTACACATGATTTAGATGAAGCGCTTCGAATTGGGGATCGTATCGCATTAATGAAAGATGGAGAAATTGTCCAAATTGGAACGCCAGAAGAAATTATGATGAGCCCCGCTAATGAATTCGTAGAAAAGTTTGTTGCGGATGTGAATTTAGGAAAAGTAATTACAGCGGAATCTATATTAAAACGACCAGAAACTTTATTAATTGATCGTGGACCACGTGTAGCCCTTCAAATTATGAGGAATGCAGGTGTTTCAACTGTATATGTTGTCAATAAAAAGTATGAGTTTTTAGGTATATTAACCGCGGATGATGCGAGTAAAGCAGTTCAAAAACAATGGCCGATTGCTGATTTATTACTTAATGATATTCCGCATGTGTATTTAGATACTTTACTGGAAGAGACATATGCAAAAATGGCGGAGATGAAATATCCGTTACCAGTAATCGATGAGAAGAAAAGGCTAAGAGGAATTATTAAACGTGAAAGTGTCATTCAAGCTCTTGCAGGAAACATTGAGGAAGAGGTGAAAGACGATGAATAA
- a CDS encoding DUF4181 domain-containing protein, whose amino-acid sequence MGASTFWIITIVFCIAVYFLDKFLRKKLNMPKGGFWGYKKHVNSLHKKLEIGLLFIYLITSFMFIFKFESVNIAYVIFTYLGGKLILRALMEWKYDRESKEYIFSVIGVFTFIFMTSILFYFFPPAV is encoded by the coding sequence ATAGGAGCTTCTACTTTTTGGATTATAACTATTGTTTTTTGTATAGCTGTCTATTTTCTCGATAAGTTTTTAAGAAAAAAATTGAATATGCCCAAGGGTGGTTTTTGGGGATATAAGAAACATGTAAATAGTTTACATAAAAAATTGGAAATAGGACTACTTTTTATTTATTTAATAACTAGCTTTATGTTTATCTTTAAATTCGAAAGTGTTAATATTGCTTATGTCATTTTTACTTATTTAGGTGGGAAGTTAATCTTAAGAGCATTGATGGAATGGAAGTATGATAGAGAGTCGAAAGAATATATATTTTCGGTAATTGGGGTATTCACGTTTATTTTTATGACTTCGATACTATTTTACTTCTTTCCACCTGCTGTATAA
- a CDS encoding HIT family protein: MKRMVMDMSTNNQVEQNCFICEKHKGNIIVPGGAIYEDELVYVGHVYWDSEETYLGYVMIDIKRHVPGLAELTDEEAKALGLITSRVSKALKESEGAEHIYTFVSGNGVPHMHMHIIPRYPNTPKEFWSPTEVAKWTGAPYGDEEKIKKLCERIRKYMVNEYAYNK; encoded by the coding sequence ATGAAAAGGATGGTGATGGATATGTCAACAAACAATCAAGTAGAACAAAACTGCTTCATTTGCGAAAAACATAAAGGAAATATTATAGTTCCAGGTGGAGCTATTTACGAAGATGAACTCGTTTACGTTGGACATGTCTACTGGGATAGTGAAGAAACATACCTAGGTTATGTAATGATAGATATAAAAAGACATGTACCTGGCCTTGCTGAACTAACAGATGAAGAAGCGAAAGCGTTAGGACTTATAACAAGTAGAGTAAGTAAAGCGCTAAAAGAAAGCGAAGGTGCAGAGCATATTTACACTTTTGTTTCAGGAAATGGTGTACCACATATGCATATGCACATTATTCCACGTTATCCCAATACACCAAAAGAATTTTGGTCACCAACCGAAGTAGCGAAATGGACTGGTGCACCATATGGTGATGAAGAGAAAATAAAAAAACTATGCGAAAGAATACGTAAGTATATGGTAAATGAGTATGCATACAACAAATAA
- a CDS encoding PP2C family serine/threonine-protein phosphatase has protein sequence MSMHTTNNTQYSWVGNIEMCLGEISVKQYGDIVLGKYGGNISAGAKKNEDGALVWSNDDWEFTAILDGHNSAESVDLVVNTIEKEYENIRIILNEPIDTVFRSVENHILSIFQSSSFKEKCQRIKGETACLLCVRKENYIWWLSIGDCLVYVFHEELHKLGQYALNQRHFYEWIGNVNTFDLPVPCYSSGIRELRTGKNRIVMVTDGVLECGERRYETPLNLYNNMNRNNIKLKENVHNVLEHVHHQFGRDSATIISWDVENKDNATYPSDQPEKR, from the coding sequence ATGAGTATGCATACAACAAATAATACACAATATTCATGGGTTGGAAATATAGAAATGTGTTTAGGAGAAATTTCAGTTAAGCAATATGGTGATATTGTACTTGGTAAATATGGCGGGAATATAAGTGCTGGAGCGAAAAAGAATGAAGATGGTGCGTTAGTTTGGTCGAATGATGATTGGGAGTTTACAGCTATTTTAGATGGACATAATAGTGCGGAAAGTGTTGATTTAGTAGTAAATACAATCGAAAAAGAATATGAAAATATAAGAATAATTTTGAATGAACCAATTGATACAGTATTTCGATCTGTTGAAAATCATATACTTTCAATTTTTCAATCCTCTTCATTTAAAGAAAAATGCCAAAGAATTAAAGGTGAAACAGCTTGCTTACTATGTGTAAGAAAAGAAAATTATATATGGTGGCTTTCTATTGGTGATTGTTTAGTGTATGTATTTCATGAAGAGTTACATAAGTTAGGGCAATATGCATTAAATCAACGTCATTTTTACGAATGGATTGGAAATGTAAACACATTTGATTTACCTGTTCCTTGCTATTCATCAGGTATTCGTGAATTACGTACTGGAAAGAACCGAATTGTAATGGTGACAGATGGGGTATTAGAATGCGGGGAACGCCGATATGAAACGCCATTAAATCTGTATAATAATATGAATAGAAATAATATTAAACTTAAAGAAAATGTTCACAATGTTTTAGAACATGTTCATCATCAATTCGGACGAGATAGTGCGACCATTATTAGTTGGGATGTTGAAAATAAAGATAATGCTACGTATCCGAGTGATCAGCCGGAGAAAAGGTAA